One window of the Desulfocurvibacter africanus subsp. africanus DSM 2603 genome contains the following:
- a CDS encoding MlaA family lipoprotein: MTLIRMAIVCVLGLATLSHSQQALALTGTGEPHRPELGMTMVAQATGGVIQGDTARQEPGDEFEDEFSEYYEADDLALAPSVSDPLEGFNRAMFWFNDYFYFYAAKPVARTWEAVLPQPLRRGISNAFYNLRFPIRFVNSLLQGKPGRAAQETGRFLLNSTFGLGGLVNVAKGVDLDPPEEDLGQTLGVWGIGQGFYLYLPFLGPSSARDLVGDTGDYFLDPLTWLFWDFGDEDKQLKNWSDSERLWVPLAIRAGDNVNELSFRLGDYEALKKASLDPYAAIRDIYMQARQNQVKQ, encoded by the coding sequence ATGACCCTGATCCGTATGGCCATTGTCTGCGTGCTCGGTCTGGCTACCCTGTCGCACTCGCAGCAGGCCTTGGCTCTAACTGGAACAGGAGAGCCGCATCGGCCTGAACTGGGCATGACCATGGTGGCCCAGGCCACGGGAGGGGTTATACAGGGCGATACCGCCCGCCAGGAGCCCGGAGATGAATTCGAGGATGAATTCTCGGAATACTACGAAGCCGATGACTTAGCGCTGGCCCCGAGCGTGTCCGATCCCTTGGAGGGATTCAACCGGGCAATGTTCTGGTTCAATGACTACTTCTACTTCTATGCTGCCAAGCCCGTAGCGCGGACATGGGAAGCCGTGCTGCCCCAGCCGTTGCGCAGGGGCATTTCCAATGCCTTCTACAATCTGCGCTTTCCTATCCGTTTCGTAAACAGCTTGCTGCAGGGTAAGCCGGGACGAGCGGCCCAGGAAACCGGGCGCTTCCTGCTCAACTCGACTTTCGGCCTGGGTGGGTTGGTCAATGTGGCCAAGGGCGTGGATCTCGATCCGCCCGAAGAGGACCTGGGCCAGACCTTGGGTGTCTGGGGTATTGGCCAAGGCTTCTATTTGTACTTGCCATTTCTCGGACCCAGTTCGGCAAGGGATCTGGTCGGCGATACGGGCGACTACTTCCTTGACCCTCTGACCTGGCTGTTCTGGGACTTCGGTGACGAGGACAAGCAGCTCAAGAACTGGTCCGATTCCGAACGTCTGTGGGTGCCCCTGGCCATCAGGGCCGGCGATAACGTCAACGAACTGTCCTTCCGCCTTGGCGACTACGAGGCCCTCAAGAAGGCGTCCCTGGACCCTTACGCGGCCATCCGCGACATCTACATGCAGGCCCGTCAGAACCAAGTGAAGCAGTAG
- the recQ gene encoding DNA helicase RecQ translates to MPKHPHATTPAEILRTIFGYASFQGRQEEIITHVADGGDAVVLMPTGGGKSLCYQIPALLRPGLGVVVSPLIALMQDQVGGLTQMGVAAACLNSALTPSAARSVIEDMLAGRLDLLYVAPERAVRPDFLRLLGQVELALFAIDEAHCVSQWGHDFRPEYRELAVLGRAFPGVPRIALTATADEPTRRDILAGLDLHGAALYCASFDRPNLRYIVKPKDHPFRQLMEFIRREHPGEAGIVYCLSRRKVEETAARLAKEGLRALPYHAGLPSTERERNMDAFMREEGLIMVATVAFGMGVDKPNVRFVAHLDPPRSLEAYHQETGRAGRDGLPADAWMVYGLQDIVAMRAMLRGEEAQVSGSQDHDGLAHKRLEARKLDALLGYCETTACRRTVLLGYFDENFQGPCNSCDCCLEPPETFEGTVVAQKALSNVFRTGQRFGAGHLTDVLLGRASPRVLELGHDRLSTFGIGTELDRDGWMSVHRQLAASGYLSADPDSYGGLRLTPKSWDVLKNGRSVSFRRDAKRSARRATRAGGTGLPATGEARGLLVKLKELRMALAREHGVPPYAIFPDRTLLDFVRLRPADQRALCAAFGVGERKAERFGPAFLALLEAYAIEHGRPTPAPEPEPETTGNRDEPSASLGTRRRGDSARESLELFRELGSVEAVAARRALKASTIWSHMTDAVAHDELDGLAVSGLQSEEYECLSETLRLFAREGFLGLKPAHEALGEVYSYELLRLVWADIGRTANLE, encoded by the coding sequence ATGCCAAAGCACCCCCACGCGACCACACCGGCCGAGATCCTGCGCACGATCTTCGGCTACGCATCTTTCCAGGGCCGACAGGAAGAGATCATCACGCACGTGGCCGACGGCGGCGATGCCGTCGTGCTCATGCCCACGGGCGGCGGTAAGTCCCTGTGCTACCAGATCCCGGCCCTTTTGCGGCCGGGCCTGGGTGTGGTGGTATCGCCGCTTATCGCGCTCATGCAGGATCAGGTGGGCGGCCTCACGCAGATGGGCGTGGCCGCGGCCTGCCTCAATTCGGCCCTGACGCCCTCCGCAGCCCGCAGTGTGATCGAGGACATGCTCGCCGGCCGGCTGGACCTGCTCTATGTCGCGCCGGAGCGGGCAGTGCGGCCCGATTTCCTGCGGCTGCTCGGTCAGGTCGAGCTGGCCCTGTTCGCCATCGACGAAGCCCACTGCGTATCCCAGTGGGGTCACGACTTCCGGCCCGAGTACCGTGAGCTGGCCGTTCTAGGCCGGGCCTTTCCCGGCGTGCCGCGCATCGCCCTCACGGCCACGGCCGACGAGCCCACCAGGCGGGACATCCTGGCTGGACTGGACCTGCATGGCGCGGCCTTGTACTGCGCCAGCTTCGATCGCCCCAACCTGCGCTACATCGTGAAGCCCAAGGACCACCCGTTCCGGCAGCTCATGGAATTCATCCGCCGCGAGCATCCCGGCGAGGCAGGCATCGTCTACTGCCTGAGCCGCCGTAAGGTCGAAGAGACCGCTGCGCGCCTGGCGAAGGAAGGGCTGCGCGCCCTGCCCTACCATGCAGGCTTGCCCTCGACGGAACGTGAGCGCAACATGGATGCCTTCATGCGCGAAGAAGGCCTGATCATGGTTGCCACCGTGGCCTTCGGCATGGGTGTGGACAAGCCCAATGTGCGTTTCGTGGCTCACCTGGACCCGCCGCGCAGCCTGGAGGCCTACCACCAGGAAACAGGCCGCGCGGGTCGCGACGGATTGCCTGCCGATGCCTGGATGGTCTACGGCCTGCAGGATATCGTGGCCATGCGCGCCATGCTGCGCGGGGAGGAGGCGCAGGTCTCGGGCAGTCAGGATCACGACGGCCTGGCACACAAGCGCCTGGAAGCGCGCAAGCTGGATGCGCTGCTGGGCTATTGCGAAACCACGGCCTGCCGGCGCACGGTTCTGCTCGGCTACTTTGACGAAAACTTCCAAGGCCCGTGCAACAGCTGCGACTGCTGCCTGGAGCCGCCCGAGACCTTCGAGGGCACGGTGGTGGCCCAGAAAGCTTTATCCAACGTCTTCCGCACAGGCCAGCGTTTCGGCGCGGGCCATCTGACGGACGTACTCCTGGGCCGGGCCTCGCCGCGCGTGCTGGAACTGGGCCACGACCGCTTGAGCACCTTCGGCATCGGCACCGAGCTGGACCGCGACGGCTGGATGTCCGTGCATCGGCAACTCGCCGCCTCCGGCTACCTTTCCGCCGATCCCGACAGCTATGGTGGATTGCGCCTGACTCCCAAAAGTTGGGATGTACTAAAGAACGGCAGATCGGTGAGCTTCCGGCGCGACGCTAAGCGTTCAGCACGCCGCGCAACGCGTGCAGGCGGTACGGGTTTGCCGGCCACAGGTGAGGCTCGCGGCCTGCTGGTAAAGCTCAAGGAGCTGCGCATGGCCCTGGCCCGCGAGCATGGCGTGCCGCCTTATGCCATTTTTCCGGACCGCACCTTGCTGGATTTCGTGCGCCTGCGGCCCGCGGATCAGCGCGCCTTGTGCGCTGCCTTCGGTGTGGGCGAACGCAAGGCCGAGCGGTTCGGCCCGGCTTTCCTGGCCTTGCTCGAAGCTTACGCCATTGAGCACGGCAGGCCCACGCCAGCACCTGAGCCCGAACCAGAGACTACCGGCAACAGAGACGAACCCTCGGCCAGCCTGGGCACACGTCGACGCGGGGACTCGGCTCGCGAAAGCCTGGAGCTGTTCCGCGAGCTGGGCAGCGTGGAAGCCGTGGCTGCCCGGCGTGCGCTGAAGGCCTCCACGATCTGGTCGCATATGACCGATGCCGTGGCCCATGACGAATTGGACGGATTGGCCGTATCCGGACTGCAATCAGAAGAATATGAGTGCCTGTCGGAAACCTTGCGCCTGTTCGCACGCGAAGGCTTTCTGGGCCTCAAGCCGGCTCATGAAGCCTTGGGAGAAGTCTATTCCTACGAGTTGCTGCGCCTGGTCTGGGCCGATATCGGCCGCACGGCCAACTTGGAGTAG
- the gspD gene encoding type II secretion system secretin GspD, whose amino-acid sequence MHMRHALTILLLITVGISSCADYNRNETFLPVGNMVDRKGPAQSARKPEFGPQQPDSAQPDTGDVLEEVEQSNRRLNARLDKVLSGESRGARRIKDMPEEGDGGQQVAFDYLNADIAEVTRLILNQLGANYILHPGVKGSVSIHVSDTLTRAQIEEMLQALLRMNGAIMLRDGELWKVVPLSEAPALAPLEGIFLSGEGRSPTRGQVVRAFKLDYMPAPEIMNVIKPFLSKGALVYANDERGLLLVCDFPHSLLKIEQVINLFDVSVFADMHMRVYTLRYVPAADMTQDLQDLALSTGINTPKGVQKVTFLAMERLNMVLVVARTRSILDFVDIWVEELDQDIPQLVRAGRAENIFVYYVQNGDAEEIVKSLEGVFATKTEGRTTTAPRQEQNGQEQQNQRAPGAAIAPAQQGQQPGQGQVPIGQQIAQQREAPQARQRDTNITGELTGEVVFVVDVTTNSILTRANSDDYRTVLSVIEKLDIYPKQVLIEVIIAEVSLDDETQLGIDWRYLLDLTGNASIDFSLSNTPATLNSGLAVTLVDGDRLRSTLRALATKNRTQILSSPHILSSNHSEAKIDIGQEVPILTQVTETTDPTTSETTTSVQQNIQYRNTGILLSVTPHINERGLVRMELSQEISSIEDTSVGAINSPLFRKRLATTTVVVNDEQTIVIGGLMEQNNTNNENNVPLMHRIPLIKYLFGYEIQSYQNRELLIFITPHVVESREDNDFISKNFIKRLQSIKRSMLKS is encoded by the coding sequence ATGCACATGCGACACGCCTTGACCATTCTCCTGCTCATCACAGTCGGCATCTCATCCTGCGCCGATTACAACCGCAACGAGACCTTCCTTCCCGTCGGAAACATGGTGGACCGAAAGGGACCCGCGCAATCCGCCCGCAAACCCGAGTTCGGACCGCAGCAGCCTGACTCGGCCCAACCAGACACCGGGGATGTTCTTGAGGAGGTGGAGCAGTCCAACCGCCGCCTTAACGCGCGGCTGGACAAAGTCCTTTCAGGCGAGTCACGGGGTGCCAGGCGGATCAAGGACATGCCCGAGGAGGGCGACGGCGGACAGCAGGTGGCCTTCGACTACCTCAACGCGGACATTGCGGAGGTGACGCGCCTGATACTGAACCAGCTGGGCGCCAACTACATCCTGCATCCGGGAGTCAAGGGCAGCGTGTCCATTCATGTTTCCGACACCCTGACCCGTGCCCAGATAGAGGAGATGCTCCAGGCCCTCCTGCGCATGAATGGAGCCATCATGCTGCGCGACGGTGAGTTGTGGAAGGTGGTGCCCCTGTCCGAGGCTCCGGCCCTGGCGCCCCTGGAAGGCATATTCCTGTCCGGCGAAGGCCGCTCGCCCACACGAGGGCAGGTCGTGCGCGCTTTCAAGCTCGACTACATGCCCGCTCCCGAAATCATGAACGTCATCAAGCCTTTCTTATCCAAAGGCGCACTGGTCTACGCTAATGATGAACGGGGGCTGCTGCTGGTGTGCGACTTTCCCCATTCCTTGCTCAAGATCGAGCAGGTCATCAACCTCTTCGACGTGAGCGTTTTCGCCGATATGCACATGCGCGTGTACACCCTGCGATACGTGCCGGCCGCCGACATGACCCAAGATCTTCAGGACCTGGCCCTGAGCACGGGCATCAACACGCCCAAGGGAGTCCAGAAAGTGACATTTCTGGCCATGGAGCGATTGAACATGGTCCTGGTGGTGGCCAGGACGCGCAGTATTCTGGATTTCGTTGATATCTGGGTCGAGGAACTTGATCAGGATATTCCACAGCTCGTGAGGGCCGGCAGGGCCGAAAACATCTTCGTCTACTACGTGCAGAACGGCGACGCCGAGGAAATCGTCAAATCCCTGGAGGGCGTCTTCGCCACGAAGACCGAGGGACGGACAACCACAGCGCCCCGGCAGGAACAGAACGGCCAGGAACAGCAGAACCAACGTGCCCCGGGCGCGGCCATCGCCCCAGCTCAGCAGGGACAGCAGCCAGGTCAGGGCCAAGTGCCCATCGGCCAGCAGATAGCCCAACAGCGCGAGGCTCCGCAGGCCCGGCAACGCGATACCAACATTACTGGCGAACTGACCGGAGAGGTTGTCTTCGTGGTCGACGTCACCACCAACTCCATCCTGACACGAGCAAACTCCGACGACTACCGGACCGTGCTCTCGGTCATCGAGAAGCTGGACATCTATCCCAAGCAGGTGCTCATCGAGGTCATCATCGCCGAGGTTTCGCTGGATGATGAAACCCAACTAGGCATCGATTGGCGTTACCTGCTGGACCTGACCGGCAATGCCAGCATCGATTTCAGCCTGAGCAACACTCCCGCCACCCTCAACAGCGGCCTGGCCGTAACGCTGGTGGACGGCGACCGACTGCGCTCGACTCTGAGAGCGCTTGCCACCAAGAACCGCACGCAGATCCTGTCCTCTCCGCACATACTGTCCTCCAACCACTCGGAGGCCAAGATCGACATCGGCCAGGAGGTGCCCATCCTGACCCAAGTCACGGAAACGACCGACCCCACAACCTCCGAAACCACAACTTCGGTGCAGCAGAATATCCAGTACCGCAACACGGGCATCCTGCTTTCGGTCACCCCACACATCAACGAGCGTGGATTGGTGCGCATGGAGCTCAGCCAGGAGATCAGCTCCATAGAGGATACCTCGGTGGGCGCCATCAATTCCCCGCTGTTCCGCAAGCGGCTGGCCACCACCACCGTGGTGGTCAATGACGAACAGACCATCGTCATCGGCGGTCTCATGGAGCAGAACAATACCAACAACGAGAACAACGTGCCGCTTATGCACCGCATTCCCTTGATCAAGTATCTTTTCGGCTATGAAATCCAGAGCTATCAAAACCGGGAACTGCTCATTTTCATTACTCCGCATGTGGTGGAAAGCCGCGAGGATAACGACTTCATCTCCAAGAATTTCATCAAGCGCCTGCAGAGCATCAAGCGCTCCATGCTCAAGAGCTGA
- the gspM gene encoding type II secretion system protein GspM, whose amino-acid sequence MEQDATLSAAKRKNVLLAVAAALLVITSVYYAWSWYDGYMQELRSAIELRQVQYDKLSRLAANRGQYEKLHQALTGFRDTLVSQRFITGRTLPLAEARFQSMVTQMGQDARINIRATKILPKANRDNLTVLNLSINARGEIGAIRDFILAVQQSPHSMWFDQLEIKQISSREERYFYFDARLAALTSQ is encoded by the coding sequence ATGGAACAGGATGCCACCCTTTCCGCCGCCAAGCGCAAAAACGTGCTGTTGGCCGTTGCCGCGGCTCTGCTCGTGATCACCAGCGTCTACTATGCCTGGAGCTGGTACGACGGTTATATGCAGGAGCTGCGCTCGGCCATCGAACTGCGCCAAGTCCAGTACGACAAGCTTTCGCGTTTGGCGGCGAACCGTGGGCAGTACGAAAAGCTGCACCAAGCCCTGACCGGCTTCCGGGACACGCTCGTTTCACAGCGCTTCATCACGGGCCGCACGCTGCCGCTGGCCGAAGCCCGCTTCCAAAGCATGGTCACCCAGATGGGCCAGGATGCGCGGATCAACATCCGGGCCACCAAGATACTCCCAAAGGCTAATCGCGACAATTTGACCGTGCTCAACCTGAGCATCAACGCAAGGGGCGAGATCGGGGCCATCCGCGACTTCATCCTGGCCGTGCAGCAAAGCCCACACAGCATGTGGTTCGACCAACTAGAGATCAAACAGATCAGCTCACGCGAGGAGCGTTACTTCTACTTCGACGCTCGGCTGGCCGCACTGACCAGCCAATGA
- a CDS encoding PilN domain-containing protein: MKKISSLWPVAVFLLLQPDRVLLYRYGYTPWNRGKLLDRKTYLLDEEDGPAEEALARTLTRITAEFRPGADDSWYLGLPLRYFTFVEFNLPQAAVDNLDQAVHYALMRHVPFDLESTHVRHDSQPAGEQLLVSATVVPKDELSPLLEDAASAGIAVSAVLPSLALVARLHEENGFYISGGETETEVLGWKDGRIIFSAWDLAQRPEAGATFLARTRPAMVNAPLPGDCRHFLWEQEIEVREAASALSLAPEALAVLDQLPKNPGRALADFPYQIGLVPESVLRRRRISFWVQAATLLLVLVAVLSIPLAHLAGLNAKLGRLDAMITEISATTDELTRMRAENERIVTELRRLANAQGNAPVPAEVLRELTEILPPDVWLTTLVMDRERVELRGTAASATTVIEQVEASPLFKEARFDSPVTKRGDKELFKVLAGLERQPVQGG; the protein is encoded by the coding sequence ATGAAGAAAATCTCATCTCTCTGGCCGGTCGCCGTCTTCCTGCTGCTGCAACCCGACCGGGTCCTGCTTTACCGCTACGGGTACACGCCCTGGAACCGGGGCAAGCTCCTGGACAGGAAAACCTACCTGTTGGACGAAGAAGACGGCCCAGCGGAAGAGGCCCTGGCCAGAACCCTGACGCGCATCACGGCCGAGTTCCGGCCAGGCGCCGACGATTCCTGGTACCTGGGACTGCCTTTGCGCTACTTTACCTTCGTGGAGTTCAACCTGCCGCAGGCTGCCGTCGACAATCTGGACCAGGCCGTACACTACGCTCTCATGCGCCACGTGCCTTTCGATCTGGAGTCCACGCACGTGCGCCATGACAGCCAGCCCGCAGGCGAGCAGCTCCTTGTGAGCGCCACCGTGGTGCCCAAGGACGAGCTGTCCCCGCTGCTGGAGGATGCCGCATCAGCGGGCATCGCCGTGTCGGCCGTGCTGCCCTCCCTGGCCTTGGTGGCCCGTCTGCACGAAGAGAACGGCTTCTATATATCCGGGGGAGAGACCGAAACCGAGGTGTTGGGCTGGAAAGACGGCCGCATCATCTTTTCGGCCTGGGACCTGGCGCAGCGACCCGAAGCCGGAGCGACCTTCCTGGCCCGCACCAGGCCTGCCATGGTCAATGCTCCCCTGCCAGGCGACTGCCGCCATTTCCTTTGGGAGCAGGAAATCGAGGTGCGCGAAGCAGCATCGGCATTGTCGCTTGCCCCGGAAGCCTTGGCCGTACTGGATCAGCTCCCCAAAAATCCGGGCAGAGCCTTGGCCGACTTTCCCTACCAGATCGGGCTGGTGCCCGAGTCCGTCTTGCGGCGCAGGCGCATCTCCTTCTGGGTCCAGGCTGCCACCCTGCTGCTGGTATTGGTGGCTGTGTTGAGCATTCCCCTGGCCCACCTGGCCGGTTTGAATGCAAAGCTGGGCCGGCTTGACGCCATGATCACGGAAATCAGCGCCACAACCGACGAACTCACACGCATGCGGGCCGAAAACGAGCGCATCGTAACCGAGCTGCGCCGGCTGGCCAACGCGCAGGGCAACGCTCCCGTGCCGGCCGAGGTACTGCGCGAGTTGACCGAGATCCTGCCGCCGGACGTCTGGCTGACCACGCTGGTCATGGACCGTGAGCGTGTTGAGTTGCGCGGCACCGCAGCCTCGGCCACGACGGTCATCGAGCAGGTGGAGGCATCACCGCTGTTCAAGGAAGCCCGCTTCGACTCGCCCGTGACCAAACGGGGCGACAAGGAACTATTCAAGGTATTGGCCGGCCTGGAGCGCCAGCCTGTGCAAGGAGGCTAG
- a CDS encoding general secretion pathway protein GspK — MSRRTSTMGRIAYGRAPGGFALVAVLWVTAILAAIATGYATMARLQGQEALHGLTAAKQTYLLQSALAKGEHELRKYTLNRHLLARKDELESIGQKTLGLWWPRHEAYRIRLEDMNMAVRLVGDTGKLDVNSLDYARWVTLLAACGLEDSAEITAVANSIVDWTDEDTNFSIGGAENDYYQGLDKPYLCKDGPLESIEELLLVKGVTPELYHGTDERPGLSDLLDVGGSQDKLDINSASPRAFLMIQGLSPETIAELETIRKAEPITRLADLADVLPAESMAILRQHFDIVPPKTVFLEAARILSDDRLGALVRRASSS; from the coding sequence TGTGGGTAACTGCCATATTGGCGGCCATCGCCACTGGCTACGCCACCATGGCGCGCCTCCAGGGCCAGGAAGCCTTGCACGGACTCACGGCGGCCAAGCAGACCTACCTGCTCCAGTCAGCCCTGGCCAAGGGCGAGCATGAGCTGCGTAAGTACACGCTCAATCGGCATCTGCTGGCGCGCAAGGACGAACTTGAATCCATCGGCCAAAAAACCCTCGGGCTCTGGTGGCCTCGCCACGAGGCCTACCGCATCCGGCTGGAGGACATGAACATGGCCGTGCGCCTGGTGGGGGATACGGGTAAGCTGGACGTCAACAGCCTGGACTACGCCCGCTGGGTCACGCTCCTGGCGGCCTGCGGCCTGGAGGACTCGGCTGAGATCACGGCCGTGGCCAACTCCATCGTCGACTGGACCGATGAGGACACCAACTTTAGCATCGGCGGGGCCGAGAACGACTACTACCAGGGCCTGGACAAGCCCTACCTATGCAAGGACGGCCCGCTGGAGAGCATCGAGGAGCTGCTGCTCGTCAAAGGCGTCACGCCGGAGCTGTACCACGGCACGGACGAACGGCCGGGGTTGAGCGACCTGCTGGACGTAGGCGGCAGCCAGGACAAGCTGGACATCAACTCCGCCTCGCCCAGGGCCTTTCTGATGATCCAGGGGTTGAGTCCCGAGACGATCGCGGAGCTGGAAACAATCCGCAAGGCCGAGCCGATCACCCGCCTGGCGGATCTGGCCGACGTATTGCCAGCCGAATCCATGGCCATTCTGCGCCAGCACTTCGACATCGTGCCACCGAAAACCGTCTTCCTGGAGGCTGCCCGCATCCTGTCCGATGACAGGCTTGGCGCTCTGGTTCGGCGAGCATCATCCTCGTGA